Proteins co-encoded in one Ooceraea biroi isolate clonal line C1 chromosome 9, Obir_v5.4, whole genome shotgun sequence genomic window:
- the LOC105276191 gene encoding THO complex subunit 2 isoform X6, whose translation MASKVWHAELWKSWDKHGRNDFFKLFKHKFKEGNAPEWRRGLYELISNGVHGNIKKDSVVQTLGELTNFDSAVPSVIVDIFTLIDAETHNEERNNFYYIVKESEKFLTDRILKERLEIETLQDVGTLKNKNFQSKFIKVKTKLYYKQRKFNLFREESEGYSKLIVELNQERLDSEVASTLEIVKSLIGYFNLDPNRVLDILLETFENRSQDDALFIPLIRSYMSDQQVLCEVLGFKYCSTINATPFSLQKVTALMLQHGVIKLDDILPWLVPDDKTIISDHEQAMKQAKEYVRKLSVISTKDKEDVEEKDNQQDKYASNQKFGLCEALLEIGAWEVAQSLFNRLPEYCLADQRPIALALCKMIQALVEPVYRKHCIVSPKLPGRKVPPLKSSLAPPLMHNLEDIHNHLLPMLIVLGPNLHHDPILMYKVMRLCHTVIKHCPLDASKQPLNKNCNLYYDVLTILDVALLPSLSFMDCNCCVAEEMWNILKYYPYQNRYCLYARWKNDTPLQHAALLRKRADAQKKIKSIMKRVSKETIKPVGRSIGKLTHSSPGVLFDYVLIQIQLYDNLIGPVVDSLKYLTNISYDVLGYCLVEALAGADRDRFKHDGTSISLWLQSLASFCGAIFKKYNIELTGLLQYVANQLKAQKSLDLLILKEIVQKMAGIEAAEEMTSDQLDAMAGGDLLKNEAGYFSQVRNTKKSSQRLKEALAEHDLAVALCLLMAQQKHCVVYRETDKSHLKLVGKLYDQCQDTLVQFGTFLGSTMTVDEYVERLPSIHSMLQDNHIHADVAFFLARPMFAHAINIKYDALRKADPNYKKMSTSIKQLKYAEAAQTVMAPVAQSVRPLHPLKVWEDISPQFLVTFWSLSMYDLYVPVESYQREINKLKQLAAQTADSKDMNVSKGKKEQERYTTLIEKLQDEKRKQDEHVEKVFAYLRQEKDTWFLSRSAKSAKNETITQFLQLCLFPRCTFTTVDAMYCAKFVHTIHSLKTANFSTLLCYDRLFCDITYSVTSCTENEANRYGRFLCAMLETVMRWHSEKAIFDKECSNYPGFVTKFRVSNQFSEANDMVGFENYRHVCHKWHYKITKAIVVCLDSKDYVQIRNSLIILIKILPHFPVLAKLSQILERKVEKVREEERGQRQDLHVLATSYSGQLKAKTPSMIRESDFHHVGDKTGKTQDTTNNDSNEKVSNGVAAKEINNGDTRPEKENKEQREKRSSSNQTHHESSEKIRKKEDAKDVSETKEKYVKKEEVKDDEGLDKKDRKYYKEEHYYSGSVDNLDRDLSSVSNSSASSGPTQEGPDRDAKRRKVESTPKQEGRRAEAVLDKKERSSKGKTRDEQKELRREKKQGRKRDRTEESVATTEQKRRKDDERAKGAHQNGDIPEHREKHHYNKEKSPYAKDRPHEREGRESRDKHRRSSDPKRR comes from the exons ATGGCCAGCAAAGTATGGCATGCAGAATTATGGAAGTCATGGGATAAGCATGGAAGAAACGATTT CTTCAAGCTATTCAAGCACAAATTTAAGGAAGGCAACGCACCAG AATGGAGACGAGGGTTATACGAGTTAATATCAAATGGGGTCCATGGGAACATAAAAAAGGACAGTGTGGTTCAGACATTAGGTGAACTGACG aattttgATAGTGCAGTACCATCGGTAATAGTAGACATATTTACGTTGATTGATGCAGAAACTCAtaatgaagaaagaaacaacTTTTACTACATTGTAAAAGAATCAGAGAAG TTTTTGACAGATAGAATATTGAAAGAACGTCTAGAGATTGAAACTTTGCAAGATGTGGGGACACTGAAGAACAAAAATTTCCAATCGAAATTCATAAAAGTGAAAACGAAGTTGTA ttacAAGCAGAGGAAATTTAATCTATTTCGCGAAGAAAGCGAGGGCTATTCTAAGCTTATTGTGGAATTAAATCAAGAACGTCTGGACAGCGAAGTGGCTTCGACGTTGGAAATAGTTAAATCTCTTATCG GCTATTTCAATCTTGATCCTAATAGAGTCCTCGACATTTTGCTGGAAACCTTTGAAAATCGATCGCAAGATGATGCTCTGTTTATTCCCTTAATACGCTCATATATGAGCGATCAGCAGGTTCTTTGCGAGGTCTTAGGTTTCAAATACTGCTCCACTATCAACGCTACGCCGTTCTCGCTGCAAAAGGTTACCGCGCTTATGCTACAGCATGGCGTGATTAAATTGGACGATATATTACCTTGGCTAGTGCCAGATGACAAAACAATCATATCGGACCATGAGCAGGCGATGAAGCAAGCCAAGGAGTACGTGCGGAAATTGAGCGTTATCTCAACGAAGGATAAGGAGGACGTGGAAGAGAAGGATAATCAACAA gaCAAATATGCAAGCAATCAAAAATTTGGATTATGCGAAGCCCTTCTGGAAATTGGAGCTTGGGAGGTGGCGCAAAGCTTATTCAATCGTTTGCCGGAATATTGTCTTGCGGATCAGCGTCCCATAGCTTTAGCGTTATGCAAAATGATCCAGGCTCTCGTCGAACCTGTGTACAGAAA GCACTGTATCGTTTCCCCAAAATTGCCGGGCCGTAAAGTGCCTCCGTTGAAAAGCTCCCTCGCGCCGCCATTGATGCACAATCTGGAGGATATTCACAATCATTTGTTACCAATGCTGATTGTGCTCGGTCCGAATCTGCATCACGATCCCATTCTGATGTATAAAGTGATGAGGCTGTGTCACACCGTTATCAAGCACTGTCCGCTCGACGCGAGCAAGCAGCCGTTGAACAAGAACTGCAACCTGTACTACGACGTGCTGACGATTCTTGACGTCGCGCTGCTGCCCTCACTCTCCTTCATGGACTGTAACTGCTGCGTCGCCGAGGAAATGTGGAACATCCTCAAGTACTACCCTTATCAGAACCGTTACTGTCTGTACGCGCGCTGGAAGAACGACACGCCGCTGCAGCACGCCGCGCTGCTGCGGAAACGCGCGGATGCCCAGAAGAAAATCAAGTCGATCATGAAACGCGTGAGCAAGGAGACGATCAAGCCGGTCGGCCGTTCTATAGGCAAGCTTACGCATTCTTCGCCAGGTGTGCTGTTTGATTATGTCCTTATACAGATTCAACTGTATGACAACCTCATAG GACCCGTAGTAGACTCCttaaaatatttgacaaaCATTTCGTACGACGTATTAGGATATTGTCTTGTGGAGGCACTAGCAGGTGCTGACAGAGATAGATTTAAGCACGACGGCACCAGTATATCCTTGTGGCTGCAATCTCTAGCATCTTTCTGCGGAGCGATATTTAAGAAGTATAACATCGAATTAACAGGGTTGTTACAGTACGTAGCAAATCAACTTAAAGCTCAAAAGAG CCTAgatctattaatattaaaagaaatagtaCAAAAGATGGCTGGCATCGAAGCAGCCGAGGAAATGACGTCCGATCAGTTGGACGCAATGGCAGGCGGAGATCTGTTAAAAAATGag GCCGGTTACTTCAGTCAAGTTCGCAACACAAAGAAATCCTCGCAGCGTTTAAAAGAAGCTCTCGCCGAGCACGATCTCGCGGTCGCTTTGTGTTTGCTGATGGCGCAACAAAAGCATTGCGTCGTTTACAGGGAAACGGATAAATCTCATCTGAAACTTGTCG GCAAGTTGTACGATCAGTGCCAAGATACGTTGGTACAATTTGGTACGTTCCTGGGGTCCACCATGACGGTGGATGAGTACGTGGAACGGTTGCCCTCGATTCACTCTATGCTCCAGGACAATCACATACACGCGGATGTTGCGTTTTTCCTGGCGAGGCCGATGTTCGCGCACGCCATAAAT ATAAAGTATGACGCCCTTCGTAAAGCTGATCCAAATTACAAGAAAATGTCCACGAGTATCAAACAATTAAAGTATGCAGAAGCCGCGCAAACCGTTATGGCACCCGTCGCCCAATCTGTCAGACCATTGCACCCTCTAAAAGTGTGGGAAGACATATCGCCACAATTCTTAGTCACCTTTTGGTCTTTGTCAATGTACGATTTGTATGTGCCAGTGGAAAGTTATCAAAGAGAAATCAATAAGCTGAAGCAGCTCGCGGCACAAACCGCCGATTCCAAAGATATG AACGTAAGTAAAGGGAAGAAGGAACAGGAGAGATATACTACTCTTATCGAGAAGCTGCAAgacgaaaaaagaaagcaaGACGAACACGTAGAGAAAGTGTTTGCGTACCTGAG ACAAGAAAAGGATACTTGGTTTTTGTCGCGTAGCGCCAAATCTGCGAAGAACGAGACGATAACGCAATTCTTACAGTTGTGTCTATTCCCGCGGTGTACATTCACAACTGTGGACGCTATGTACTGTGCGAAATTTGTACATACTATTCACTCCCTGAAGACTGCAAATTTTTCAACCCTGCTTTGTTACGATCGC CTTTTCTGTGATATTACATATTCAGTCACATCGTGCACCGAAAACGAAGCGAATCGATATGGCAGATTTTTGTGTGCCATGCTGGAGACTGTGATGAGATGGCATTCCGAGAAGGCCATATTTGATAAG GAATGCAGCAATTATCCTGGATTTGTAACCAAGTTTCGCGTAAGCAATCAGTTTTCCGAAGCAAACGATATGGTCGGATTTGAAAATTACAGACACGTATGTCACAAGTGGCACTACAAGATCACAAAG GCTATTGTGGTATGCCTAGATTCTAAAGATTATGTGCAGATAAGGAATTCcttgataatattaatcaagatATTGCCGCACTTTCCTGTCTTGGCAAAACTCTCGCAGATTCTTGAGAGGAAGGTGGAGAAGGTAAGAGAGGAAGAGCGTGGCCAGCGTCAGGACTTACACGTGCTTGCTACGTCGTATAGCGGCCAGCTGAAAGCCAAGACTCCCAGTATGATACGTGAATCCGACTTTCATCACGTGGGCGACAAG ACTGGAAAAACACAAGACACTACAAACAATGACTCGAACGAAAAGGTCAGTAACGGCGTTGCTGCAAAAGAGATTAATAACGGCGATACTCGCCCGGAAAAGGAGAATAAGGAGCAACGAGAAAAACGAAGCTCATCCAATCAGACGCATCA CGAAAGCTCAGAAAAAATCCGGAAAAAAGAGGATGCTAAAGATGTGTcagaaacaaaagaaaaatacgtcAAGAAGGAAGAAGTAAAAGACGATGAAGGATTAGATAAAAAGGATCGCAAGTATTATAAG gaAGAGCACTATTACAGCGGTAGTGTAGATAATTTAGATCGAGATCTTTCAAGTGTCTCAAATAGTAGTGCTAGCTCAGGCCCCACGCAAGAAGGTCCTGACAGAG ATGCAAAGAGGAGAAAAGTAGAAAGCACCCCAAAG CAGGAAGGAAGGCGTGCAGAAGCTGTTCTCGACAAGAAAGAACGTTCCAGCAAGGGAAAAACGCGTGACGAGCAAAAGGAACTTCGCAGAGAAAAGAAACAGGGGCGAAAGAGG GATCGAACTGAGGAATCTGTAGCAACCACCGAACAGAAACGGAGAAAAGATGACGAAAGAG CCAAAGGCGCACATCAGAACGGTGACATTCCTGAACACAGAGAGAAGCATCATTACAATAAG GAAAAATCTCCATATGCAAAGGATCGTCCGCATGAACGGGAAGGACGCGAAAGCCGTGATAAACA CAGAAGGAGTTCAGACCCGAAACGAAGATGA
- the LOC105276191 gene encoding THO complex subunit 2 isoform X7, producing MASKVWHAELWKSWDKHGRNDFFKLFKHKFKEGNAPEWRRGLYELISNGVHGNIKKDSVVQTLGELTNFDSAVPSVIVDIFTLIDAETHNEERNNFYYIVKESEKFLTDRILKERLEIETLQDVGTLKNKNFQSKFIKVKTKLYYKQRKFNLFREESEGYSKLIVELNQERLDSEVASTLEIVKSLIGYFNLDPNRVLDILLETFENRSQDDALFIPLIRSYMSDQQVLCEVLGFKYCSTINATPFSLQKVTALMLQHGVIKLDDILPWLVPDDKTIISDHEQAMKQAKEYVRKLSVISTKDKEDVEEKDNQQDKYASNQKFGLCEALLEIGAWEVAQSLFNRLPEYCLADQRPIALALCKMIQALVEPVYRKHCIVSPKLPGRKVPPLKSSLAPPLMHNLEDIHNHLLPMLIVLGPNLHHDPILMYKVMRLCHTVIKHCPLDASKQPLNKNCNLYYDVLTILDVALLPSLSFMDCNCCVAEEMWNILKYYPYQNRYCLYARWKNDTPLQHAALLRKRADAQKKIKSIMKRVSKETIKPVGRSIGKLTHSSPGVLFDYVLIQIQLYDNLIGPVVDSLKYLTNISYDVLGYCLVEALAGADRDRFKHDGTSISLWLQSLASFCGAIFKKYNIELTGLLQYVANQLKAQKSLDLLILKEIVQKMAGIEAAEEMTSDQLDAMAGGDLLKNEAGYFSQVRNTKKSSQRLKEALAEHDLAVALCLLMAQQKHCVVYRETDKSHLKLVGKLYDQCQDTLVQFGTFLGSTMTVDEYVERLPSIHSMLQDNHIHADVAFFLARPMFAHAINIKYDALRKADPNYKKMSTSIKQLKYAEAAQTVMAPVAQSVRPLHPLKVWEDISPQFLVTFWSLSMYDLYVPVESYQREINKLKQLAAQTADSKDMNVSKGKKEQERYTTLIEKLQDEKRKQDEHVEKVFAYLRQEKDTWFLSRSAKSAKNETITQFLQLCLFPRCTFTTVDAMYCAKFVHTIHSLKTANFSTLLCYDRLFCDITYSVTSCTENEANRYGRFLCAMLETVMRWHSEKAIFDKECSNYPGFVTKFRVSNQFSEANDMVGFENYRHVCHKWHYKITKAIVVCLDSKDYVQIRNSLIILIKILPHFPVLAKLSQILERKVEKVREEERGQRQDLHVLATSYSGQLKAKTPSMIRESDFHHVGDKTGKTQDTTNNDSNEKVSNGVAAKEINNGDTRPEKENKEQREKRSSSNQTHHESSEKIRKKEDAKDVSETKEKYVKKEEVKDDEGLDKKDRKYYKEEHYYSGSVDNLDRDLSSVSNSSASSGPTQEGPDRDAKRRKVESTPKEGRRAEAVLDKKERSSKGKTRDEQKELRREKKQGRKRDRTEESVATTEQKRRKDDERAKGAHQNGDIPEHREKHHYNKEKSPYAKDRPHEREGRESRDKHRRSSDPKRR from the exons ATGGCCAGCAAAGTATGGCATGCAGAATTATGGAAGTCATGGGATAAGCATGGAAGAAACGATTT CTTCAAGCTATTCAAGCACAAATTTAAGGAAGGCAACGCACCAG AATGGAGACGAGGGTTATACGAGTTAATATCAAATGGGGTCCATGGGAACATAAAAAAGGACAGTGTGGTTCAGACATTAGGTGAACTGACG aattttgATAGTGCAGTACCATCGGTAATAGTAGACATATTTACGTTGATTGATGCAGAAACTCAtaatgaagaaagaaacaacTTTTACTACATTGTAAAAGAATCAGAGAAG TTTTTGACAGATAGAATATTGAAAGAACGTCTAGAGATTGAAACTTTGCAAGATGTGGGGACACTGAAGAACAAAAATTTCCAATCGAAATTCATAAAAGTGAAAACGAAGTTGTA ttacAAGCAGAGGAAATTTAATCTATTTCGCGAAGAAAGCGAGGGCTATTCTAAGCTTATTGTGGAATTAAATCAAGAACGTCTGGACAGCGAAGTGGCTTCGACGTTGGAAATAGTTAAATCTCTTATCG GCTATTTCAATCTTGATCCTAATAGAGTCCTCGACATTTTGCTGGAAACCTTTGAAAATCGATCGCAAGATGATGCTCTGTTTATTCCCTTAATACGCTCATATATGAGCGATCAGCAGGTTCTTTGCGAGGTCTTAGGTTTCAAATACTGCTCCACTATCAACGCTACGCCGTTCTCGCTGCAAAAGGTTACCGCGCTTATGCTACAGCATGGCGTGATTAAATTGGACGATATATTACCTTGGCTAGTGCCAGATGACAAAACAATCATATCGGACCATGAGCAGGCGATGAAGCAAGCCAAGGAGTACGTGCGGAAATTGAGCGTTATCTCAACGAAGGATAAGGAGGACGTGGAAGAGAAGGATAATCAACAA gaCAAATATGCAAGCAATCAAAAATTTGGATTATGCGAAGCCCTTCTGGAAATTGGAGCTTGGGAGGTGGCGCAAAGCTTATTCAATCGTTTGCCGGAATATTGTCTTGCGGATCAGCGTCCCATAGCTTTAGCGTTATGCAAAATGATCCAGGCTCTCGTCGAACCTGTGTACAGAAA GCACTGTATCGTTTCCCCAAAATTGCCGGGCCGTAAAGTGCCTCCGTTGAAAAGCTCCCTCGCGCCGCCATTGATGCACAATCTGGAGGATATTCACAATCATTTGTTACCAATGCTGATTGTGCTCGGTCCGAATCTGCATCACGATCCCATTCTGATGTATAAAGTGATGAGGCTGTGTCACACCGTTATCAAGCACTGTCCGCTCGACGCGAGCAAGCAGCCGTTGAACAAGAACTGCAACCTGTACTACGACGTGCTGACGATTCTTGACGTCGCGCTGCTGCCCTCACTCTCCTTCATGGACTGTAACTGCTGCGTCGCCGAGGAAATGTGGAACATCCTCAAGTACTACCCTTATCAGAACCGTTACTGTCTGTACGCGCGCTGGAAGAACGACACGCCGCTGCAGCACGCCGCGCTGCTGCGGAAACGCGCGGATGCCCAGAAGAAAATCAAGTCGATCATGAAACGCGTGAGCAAGGAGACGATCAAGCCGGTCGGCCGTTCTATAGGCAAGCTTACGCATTCTTCGCCAGGTGTGCTGTTTGATTATGTCCTTATACAGATTCAACTGTATGACAACCTCATAG GACCCGTAGTAGACTCCttaaaatatttgacaaaCATTTCGTACGACGTATTAGGATATTGTCTTGTGGAGGCACTAGCAGGTGCTGACAGAGATAGATTTAAGCACGACGGCACCAGTATATCCTTGTGGCTGCAATCTCTAGCATCTTTCTGCGGAGCGATATTTAAGAAGTATAACATCGAATTAACAGGGTTGTTACAGTACGTAGCAAATCAACTTAAAGCTCAAAAGAG CCTAgatctattaatattaaaagaaatagtaCAAAAGATGGCTGGCATCGAAGCAGCCGAGGAAATGACGTCCGATCAGTTGGACGCAATGGCAGGCGGAGATCTGTTAAAAAATGag GCCGGTTACTTCAGTCAAGTTCGCAACACAAAGAAATCCTCGCAGCGTTTAAAAGAAGCTCTCGCCGAGCACGATCTCGCGGTCGCTTTGTGTTTGCTGATGGCGCAACAAAAGCATTGCGTCGTTTACAGGGAAACGGATAAATCTCATCTGAAACTTGTCG GCAAGTTGTACGATCAGTGCCAAGATACGTTGGTACAATTTGGTACGTTCCTGGGGTCCACCATGACGGTGGATGAGTACGTGGAACGGTTGCCCTCGATTCACTCTATGCTCCAGGACAATCACATACACGCGGATGTTGCGTTTTTCCTGGCGAGGCCGATGTTCGCGCACGCCATAAAT ATAAAGTATGACGCCCTTCGTAAAGCTGATCCAAATTACAAGAAAATGTCCACGAGTATCAAACAATTAAAGTATGCAGAAGCCGCGCAAACCGTTATGGCACCCGTCGCCCAATCTGTCAGACCATTGCACCCTCTAAAAGTGTGGGAAGACATATCGCCACAATTCTTAGTCACCTTTTGGTCTTTGTCAATGTACGATTTGTATGTGCCAGTGGAAAGTTATCAAAGAGAAATCAATAAGCTGAAGCAGCTCGCGGCACAAACCGCCGATTCCAAAGATATG AACGTAAGTAAAGGGAAGAAGGAACAGGAGAGATATACTACTCTTATCGAGAAGCTGCAAgacgaaaaaagaaagcaaGACGAACACGTAGAGAAAGTGTTTGCGTACCTGAG ACAAGAAAAGGATACTTGGTTTTTGTCGCGTAGCGCCAAATCTGCGAAGAACGAGACGATAACGCAATTCTTACAGTTGTGTCTATTCCCGCGGTGTACATTCACAACTGTGGACGCTATGTACTGTGCGAAATTTGTACATACTATTCACTCCCTGAAGACTGCAAATTTTTCAACCCTGCTTTGTTACGATCGC CTTTTCTGTGATATTACATATTCAGTCACATCGTGCACCGAAAACGAAGCGAATCGATATGGCAGATTTTTGTGTGCCATGCTGGAGACTGTGATGAGATGGCATTCCGAGAAGGCCATATTTGATAAG GAATGCAGCAATTATCCTGGATTTGTAACCAAGTTTCGCGTAAGCAATCAGTTTTCCGAAGCAAACGATATGGTCGGATTTGAAAATTACAGACACGTATGTCACAAGTGGCACTACAAGATCACAAAG GCTATTGTGGTATGCCTAGATTCTAAAGATTATGTGCAGATAAGGAATTCcttgataatattaatcaagatATTGCCGCACTTTCCTGTCTTGGCAAAACTCTCGCAGATTCTTGAGAGGAAGGTGGAGAAGGTAAGAGAGGAAGAGCGTGGCCAGCGTCAGGACTTACACGTGCTTGCTACGTCGTATAGCGGCCAGCTGAAAGCCAAGACTCCCAGTATGATACGTGAATCCGACTTTCATCACGTGGGCGACAAG ACTGGAAAAACACAAGACACTACAAACAATGACTCGAACGAAAAGGTCAGTAACGGCGTTGCTGCAAAAGAGATTAATAACGGCGATACTCGCCCGGAAAAGGAGAATAAGGAGCAACGAGAAAAACGAAGCTCATCCAATCAGACGCATCA CGAAAGCTCAGAAAAAATCCGGAAAAAAGAGGATGCTAAAGATGTGTcagaaacaaaagaaaaatacgtcAAGAAGGAAGAAGTAAAAGACGATGAAGGATTAGATAAAAAGGATCGCAAGTATTATAAG gaAGAGCACTATTACAGCGGTAGTGTAGATAATTTAGATCGAGATCTTTCAAGTGTCTCAAATAGTAGTGCTAGCTCAGGCCCCACGCAAGAAGGTCCTGACAGAG ATGCAAAGAGGAGAAAAGTAGAAAGCACCCCAAAG GAAGGAAGGCGTGCAGAAGCTGTTCTCGACAAGAAAGAACGTTCCAGCAAGGGAAAAACGCGTGACGAGCAAAAGGAACTTCGCAGAGAAAAGAAACAGGGGCGAAAGAGG GATCGAACTGAGGAATCTGTAGCAACCACCGAACAGAAACGGAGAAAAGATGACGAAAGAG CCAAAGGCGCACATCAGAACGGTGACATTCCTGAACACAGAGAGAAGCATCATTACAATAAG GAAAAATCTCCATATGCAAAGGATCGTCCGCATGAACGGGAAGGACGCGAAAGCCGTGATAAACA CAGAAGGAGTTCAGACCCGAAACGAAGATGA